One part of the Ziziphus jujuba cultivar Dongzao chromosome 2, ASM3175591v1 genome encodes these proteins:
- the LOC107418302 gene encoding protein DEHYDRATION-INDUCED 19 homolog 5 isoform X5 produces MDVDFWPSKVHTARHLSAVYAARLHSDIEVTTLCIHLQEEHCFDLKNAVCPLCAANLGKDAIGHFMVQHASSLKHRRKSQKSGFWTSSSAALGKELSRNGRANAYDSAPDPLLSPFICSVSLQDPYSLQKNELSGSDVAVTADVKSSESSSHCDEDIEEIKRKAEFVQQLIGSIIF; encoded by the exons ATGGATGTTGACTTCTGGCCTTCAAAGGTTCACACCGCCAGACACCTTTCTGCTGTCTATGCTGCTCGGCTTCACTCTg ATATTGAAGTTACCACTCTCTGTATCCACTTGCAGGAAGAACACTGCTTTGACTTAAAAAATGCG GTTTGCCCTCTTTGTGCAGCAAATCTGGGGAAAGATGCAATTGGACATTTTATGGTGCAACATGCAAGCTCCTTAAAG CATAGAAGAAAATCTCAGAAATCTGGCTTTTGGACTAGTAGTTCAGCAGCCCTTGGCAAGGAACTGTCTAGAAATGGAAGGGCAAATGCATATGACTCTGCACCTGATCCACTGCTATCACCATTTATATGCAGTGTATCTCTTCAAGATCCTTATAGTCTTCAGAAAAATGAACTTTCTGGTAGTGATGTTGCTGTCACTGCTGATGTGAAAAG CAGTGAGTCCTCTTCACATTGTGATGAGGATATTGAAGAAATAAAGCGGAAAGCAGAATTTGTGCAACAGTTGATTGGGTCCATCATTTTCTAG
- the LOC107418302 gene encoding protein DEHYDRATION-INDUCED 19 homolog 5 isoform X1: protein MDVDFWPSKVHTARHLSAVYAARLHSDHNLAMDDSEGDDDAKTCFPCPFCYVDIEVTTLCIHLQEEHCFDLKNAVCPLCAANLGKDAIGHFMVQHASSLKHRRKSQKSGFWTSSSAALGKELSRNGRANAYDSAPDPLLSPFICSVSLQDPYSLQKNELSGSDVAVTADVKSSESSSHCDEDIEEIKRKAEFVQQLIGSIIF from the exons ATGGATGTTGACTTCTGGCCTTCAAAGGTTCACACCGCCAGACACCTTTCTGCTGTCTATGCTGCTCGGCTTCACTCTg ATCATAATTTAGCCATGGATGATTCTGAAGGAGATGATGATGCAAAGACATGTTTTCCATGCCCTTTCTGCTATGTAGATATTGAAGTTACCACTCTCTGTATCCACTTGCAGGAAGAACACTGCTTTGACTTAAAAAATGCG GTTTGCCCTCTTTGTGCAGCAAATCTGGGGAAAGATGCAATTGGACATTTTATGGTGCAACATGCAAGCTCCTTAAAG CATAGAAGAAAATCTCAGAAATCTGGCTTTTGGACTAGTAGTTCAGCAGCCCTTGGCAAGGAACTGTCTAGAAATGGAAGGGCAAATGCATATGACTCTGCACCTGATCCACTGCTATCACCATTTATATGCAGTGTATCTCTTCAAGATCCTTATAGTCTTCAGAAAAATGAACTTTCTGGTAGTGATGTTGCTGTCACTGCTGATGTGAAAAG CAGTGAGTCCTCTTCACATTGTGATGAGGATATTGAAGAAATAAAGCGGAAAGCAGAATTTGTGCAACAGTTGATTGGGTCCATCATTTTCTAG
- the LOC107418314 gene encoding probable serine/threonine-protein kinase WNK3 isoform X1: MPQDASSEQDQDDSDAEFVEVDPSGRYGRYKEVLGKGAFKKVYRAFDELEGIEVAWNQVKVADLLRNSEDLERLYSEVHLLKTLKHKNIIKFYNSWVDTKNENINFITEIFTSGTLRQYRKKHKHVDLRAVKKWSRQILEGLLYLHSHDPPVIHRDLKCDNIFVNGNQGEVKIGDLGLAAILRQARSAHSVIGTPEFMAPELYEEEYNELVDIYAFGMCLLELVTFEYPYVECANAAQIFKKVTSGIKPASLAKVTDPGVRSFIEKCIAKVSDRLPAKELLMDPFLQSDGDHESIHRHILLKNHNSEGISEQSDNGANAKDFPAETGRDFTVEGQRKDVNTIFLKLRIADSSGHVRNIHFPFDIEADTAIAVASEMVEELDLTDQDVSTIAEMIDSEIRYHIPDWTQKELSGDYSGGEFPISDSYVSEMKDDASPLASESCYSTRSLALERFPSGRKYWFDSPPKGADGNSPVKLGRSNSSTLVDLLMTGGSLTENEEKSPGSHRDETNLDNADLCGQPEDICTDADVLNDEEEIGGETDLQTRDINAGGEYIGMRNGPHSLGENTKSDDINIIVEKLEELLVKQQEELDELKKRHQSARYDVLKDLSQETCRKVLDFCKVKIPEYKML, from the exons ATGCCGCAGGATGCATCGTCCGAGCAAGACCAGGACGATTCTGATGCTGAGTTCGTTGAGGTTGATCCCAGTGGTCGGTACGGTCGG TATAAGGAGGTTCTAGGAAAAGGGGCATTCAAAAAAGT ATATCGGGCATTTGATGAATTGGAAGGAATTGAAGTAGCTTGGAATCAGGTTAAGGTGGCAGATCTATTGCGCAACTCAGAAGATTTGGAACGCCTTTATTCAGAAGTTCATTTGCTCAAAACTTTGAAGCACAAAAACATAATTAAGTTTTACAATTCATGGGTGGATACCAAGAATGAGAATATCAACTTCATCACGGAGATTTTCACTTCTGGAACGTTACGGCA ATACCGGAAGAAACATAAGCATGTGGACTTGAGGGCAGTGAAGAAATGGTCTAGGCAGATTTTAGAAGGCCTTTTGTATCTTCACAGTCACGACCCACCAGTTATTCATCGAGATTTGAAGTGCGATAACATTTTTGTTAATGGGAACCAAGGTGAGGTGAAAATAGGTGACCTTGGACTGGCTGCCATTCTCCGTCAGGCTCGTTCTGCCCACAGTGTCATTG GTACTCCAGAGTTCATGGCACCAGAGCTTTACGAAGAGGAATACAATGAGCTTGTAGATATATATGCTTTTGGCATGTGTTTGCTAGAGTTGGTGACCTTCGAGTATCCATATGTGGAATGTGCTAATGCTGCTCAAATATTCAAGAAAGTGACATCA GGAATAAAGCCAGCATCATTGGCAAAAGTTACAGATCCTGGAGTTAGATCATTTATAGAAAAATGCATTGCAAAAGTCTCTGATCGGTTGCCTGCCAAGGAACTTTTAATGGATCCATTTCTCCAGTCAGATGGAGATCACGAAAGTATACATCGTCATATTCTTCTTAAAAACCATAATTCAG AAGGAATTTCTGAGCAAAGTGATAATGGAGCAAATGCTAAGGATTTTCCTGCTGAGACAGGCAGAGACTTCACAGTGGAAGGTCAGAGGAAAGACGTCAACACAATATTTCTCAAACTACGGATAGCTGACTCTTCAG GTCATGTACGAAATATACACTTCCCATTTGATATAGAAGCAGACACTGCAATTGCAGTTGCGAGTGAAATGGTGGAAGAGTTAGACCTTACAGATCAAGATGTTTCAACAATTGCTGAAATGATCGACTCTGAAATTCGATATCATATTCCTGATTGGACCCAGAAAGAACTCTCTGGAGATTATTCCGGTGGGGAGTTTCCAATTTCTGATAGCTATGTCTCTGAAATGAAGGATGATGCTTCTCCCTTGGCAAGTGAGTCGTGTTATTCAACTAGAAGTCTTGCACTGGAAAGATTTCCTTCAGGCCGAAAGTACTGGTTTGACTCACCACCTAAGGGAGCTGATGGAAACTCTCCAGTTAAATTAGGCCGTTCGAACTCGTCTACTCTTGTAGATTTGCTTATGACAGGAGGTAGCTTAactgaaaatgaagaaaaatctcCTGGTAGCCATAGAGATGAAACTAATCTAGATAATGCTGATTTATGTGGACAGCCTGAGGATATATGCACAGATGCGGATGTTCTTAATGATGAGGAGGAAATCGGTGGGGAGACTGATTTACAAACAAGGGATATAAATGCTGGTGGTGAATATATAGGAATGAGAAATGGACCCCATTCTTTGGGTGAAAACACTAAATCTgatgatattaatataattgttGAGAAACTTGAGGAGCTGTTGGTAAAGCAACAAGAGGAGCTAGATGAACTCAAGAAGCGGCACCAATCAGCAAGATATGATGTTTTGAAGGATCTTTCCCAAGAAACCTGTCGAAAGGTTTTAGACTTTTGTAAGGTGAAGATTCCTGAGTACAAAATGCTTTAA
- the LOC107418302 gene encoding protein DEHYDRATION-INDUCED 19 homolog 5 isoform X2: MDVDFWPSKVHTARHLSAVYAARLHSDHNLAMDDSEGDDDAKTCFPCPFCYVDIEVTTLCIHLQEEHCFDLKNAVCPLCAANLGKDAIGHFMVQHASSLKHRRKSQKSGFWTSSSAALGKELSRNGRANAYDSAPDPLLSPFICSVSLQDPYSLQKNELSGSDVAVTADVKSESSSHCDEDIEEIKRKAEFVQQLIGSIIF; encoded by the exons ATGGATGTTGACTTCTGGCCTTCAAAGGTTCACACCGCCAGACACCTTTCTGCTGTCTATGCTGCTCGGCTTCACTCTg ATCATAATTTAGCCATGGATGATTCTGAAGGAGATGATGATGCAAAGACATGTTTTCCATGCCCTTTCTGCTATGTAGATATTGAAGTTACCACTCTCTGTATCCACTTGCAGGAAGAACACTGCTTTGACTTAAAAAATGCG GTTTGCCCTCTTTGTGCAGCAAATCTGGGGAAAGATGCAATTGGACATTTTATGGTGCAACATGCAAGCTCCTTAAAG CATAGAAGAAAATCTCAGAAATCTGGCTTTTGGACTAGTAGTTCAGCAGCCCTTGGCAAGGAACTGTCTAGAAATGGAAGGGCAAATGCATATGACTCTGCACCTGATCCACTGCTATCACCATTTATATGCAGTGTATCTCTTCAAGATCCTTATAGTCTTCAGAAAAATGAACTTTCTGGTAGTGATGTTGCTGTCACTGCTGATGTGAAAAG TGAGTCCTCTTCACATTGTGATGAGGATATTGAAGAAATAAAGCGGAAAGCAGAATTTGTGCAACAGTTGATTGGGTCCATCATTTTCTAG
- the LOC107418301 gene encoding elongation factor Tu, chloroplastic: MAAISSATASTSSKLKSQYASLSSPSPSSSSSPTSLSLSSTIKPTTSKLTHLSSSFFNPSTILHLTPTTTTRQHRPFTIRAARGKFERKKPHVNIGTIGHVDHGKTTLTAALTMALAALGNSAPKKYDEIDAAPEERARGITINTATVEYETENRHYAHVDCPGHADYVKNMITGAAQMDGAILVVSGADGPMPQTKEHILLAKQVGVPNMVVFLNKQDQVDDEELLQLVELEVRELLSSYEFPGDDVPIISGSALLALEALMANPSINRGENQWVDKIYELMDAVDSYIPIPQRQTDLPFLLAIEDVFSITGRGTVATGRVERGKVRVGETVEIVGLKETRNTTVTGVEMFQKILDEALAGDNVGLLLRGIQKADIQRGMVLAKPGTITPHTKFTAIVYVLKKEEGGRHSPFFAGYRPQFYMRTTDVTGKVTQIMNDKDEESKMVMPGDRVKMVVELIVPVACEQGMRFAIREGGKTVGAGVIQSIIE; this comes from the coding sequence ATGGCAGCTATTTCTTCAGCAACAGCCTCAACTTCCTCAAAGCTCAAAAGCCAATATGCCTCACTTTCATCACcatccccttcttcttcttcttccccaacttccctctctctctcctccaccATTAAACCCACCACTTCCAAGCTAACCCAtctttcttcctccttcttcaaCCCCTCCACCATTCTCCACCTCACACCCACCACCACAACCCGCCAACACCGCCCTTTCACAATCCGAGCAGCTCGTGGCAAATTCGAGCGCAAGAAACCCCATGTCAACATCGGCACCATCGGCCACGTCGACCACGGCAAGACCACTCTCACCGCTGCCCTCACCATGGCTTTGGCCGCCTTGGGTAACAGCGCCCCAAAAAAATACGACGAAATCGACGCCGCCCCGGAAGAGCGAGCTCGTGGTATCACCATCAACACCGCCACCGTCGAGTACGAGACCGAGAACCGCCACTACGCCCACGTGGACTGTCCCGGCCATGCCGATTACGTTAAGAACATGATCACCGGTGCTGCACAGATGGACGGTGCTATTCTCGTCGTCTCCGGCGCCGACGGCCCAATGCCGCAGACCAAGGAGCACATTCTCTTGGCTAAGCAAGTGGGTGTTCCTAATATGGTCGTTTTCTTGAACAAACAAGACCAGGTTGATGATGAGGAGCTTTTGCAGCTTGTTGAATTGGAGGTGCGTGAGTTGCTTTCTTCTTATGAATTCCCTGGTGATGATGTGCCAATTATTTCTGGTTCTGCTCTGTTAGCTTTAGAGGCTTTAATGGCGAATCCTAGTATTAACCGAGGAGAGAATCAATGGGTTGATAAGATTTATGAACTTATGGATGCAGTAGATAGTTATATACCCATTCCTCAAAGACAAACTGATCTGCCATTTTTGCTTGCCATAGAAGATGTTTTTTCGATTACAGGTCGTGGTActgtggccactggccgtgtaGAAAGGGGTAAAGTTAGGGTTGGAGAGACTGTGGAAATTGTTGGTTTGAAGGAAACAAGGAACACCACTGTTACTGGTGTGGAAATGTTTCAGAAAATTCTTGATGAGGCATTGGCTGGTGATAATGTGGGGTTGTTGCTTAGAGGTATTCAGAAAGCTGATATACAGAGAGGTATGGTTTTGGCTAAGCCCGGAACCATCACTCCGCATACCAAGTTCACTGCAATTGTGTATGTGTTGAAGAAGGAAGAAGGCGGTAGGCATTCGCCGTTCTTCGCTGGTTATAGGCCTCAATTTTACATGAGGACTACTGATGTCACTGGGAAAGTGACTCAGATTATGAATGATAAGGATGAAGAGTCCAAGATGGTTATGCCCGGTGACCGTGTGAAGATGGTTGTTGAACTAATTGTTCCGGTTGCTTGTGAACAAGGAATGAGGTTCGCTATCAGAGAAGGAGGGAAGACTGTTGGTGCCGGTGTTATTCAATCCATAATTGAGTGA
- the LOC107418302 gene encoding protein DEHYDRATION-INDUCED 19 homolog 5 isoform X3, with protein MDVDFWPSKVHTARHLSAVYAARLHSGDDDAKTCFPCPFCYVDIEVTTLCIHLQEEHCFDLKNAVCPLCAANLGKDAIGHFMVQHASSLKHRRKSQKSGFWTSSSAALGKELSRNGRANAYDSAPDPLLSPFICSVSLQDPYSLQKNELSGSDVAVTADVKSSESSSHCDEDIEEIKRKAEFVQQLIGSIIF; from the exons ATGGATGTTGACTTCTGGCCTTCAAAGGTTCACACCGCCAGACACCTTTCTGCTGTCTATGCTGCTCGGCTTCACTCTg GAGATGATGATGCAAAGACATGTTTTCCATGCCCTTTCTGCTATGTAGATATTGAAGTTACCACTCTCTGTATCCACTTGCAGGAAGAACACTGCTTTGACTTAAAAAATGCG GTTTGCCCTCTTTGTGCAGCAAATCTGGGGAAAGATGCAATTGGACATTTTATGGTGCAACATGCAAGCTCCTTAAAG CATAGAAGAAAATCTCAGAAATCTGGCTTTTGGACTAGTAGTTCAGCAGCCCTTGGCAAGGAACTGTCTAGAAATGGAAGGGCAAATGCATATGACTCTGCACCTGATCCACTGCTATCACCATTTATATGCAGTGTATCTCTTCAAGATCCTTATAGTCTTCAGAAAAATGAACTTTCTGGTAGTGATGTTGCTGTCACTGCTGATGTGAAAAG CAGTGAGTCCTCTTCACATTGTGATGAGGATATTGAAGAAATAAAGCGGAAAGCAGAATTTGTGCAACAGTTGATTGGGTCCATCATTTTCTAG
- the LOC107418302 gene encoding protein DEHYDRATION-INDUCED 19 homolog 5 isoform X4, whose product MKTDHNLAMDDSEGDDDAKTCFPCPFCYVDIEVTTLCIHLQEEHCFDLKNAVCPLCAANLGKDAIGHFMVQHASSLKHRRKSQKSGFWTSSSAALGKELSRNGRANAYDSAPDPLLSPFICSVSLQDPYSLQKNELSGSDVAVTADVKSSESSSHCDEDIEEIKRKAEFVQQLIGSIIF is encoded by the exons ATGAAAACAGATCATAATTTAGCCATGGATGATTCTGAAGGAGATGATGATGCAAAGACATGTTTTCCATGCCCTTTCTGCTATGTAGATATTGAAGTTACCACTCTCTGTATCCACTTGCAGGAAGAACACTGCTTTGACTTAAAAAATGCG GTTTGCCCTCTTTGTGCAGCAAATCTGGGGAAAGATGCAATTGGACATTTTATGGTGCAACATGCAAGCTCCTTAAAG CATAGAAGAAAATCTCAGAAATCTGGCTTTTGGACTAGTAGTTCAGCAGCCCTTGGCAAGGAACTGTCTAGAAATGGAAGGGCAAATGCATATGACTCTGCACCTGATCCACTGCTATCACCATTTATATGCAGTGTATCTCTTCAAGATCCTTATAGTCTTCAGAAAAATGAACTTTCTGGTAGTGATGTTGCTGTCACTGCTGATGTGAAAAG CAGTGAGTCCTCTTCACATTGTGATGAGGATATTGAAGAAATAAAGCGGAAAGCAGAATTTGTGCAACAGTTGATTGGGTCCATCATTTTCTAG
- the LOC107418314 gene encoding probable serine/threonine-protein kinase WNK3 isoform X2 — translation MPQDASSEQDQDDSDAEFVEVDPSGRYGRYKEVLGKGAFKKVYRAFDELEGIEVAWNQVKVADLLRNSEDLERLYSEVHLLKTLKHKNIIKFYNSWVDTKNENINFITEIFTSGTLRQYRKKHKHVDLRAVKKWSRQILEGLLYLHSHDPPVIHRDLKCDNIFVNGNQGEVKIGDLGLAAILRQARSAHSVIEFMAPELYEEEYNELVDIYAFGMCLLELVTFEYPYVECANAAQIFKKVTSGIKPASLAKVTDPGVRSFIEKCIAKVSDRLPAKELLMDPFLQSDGDHESIHRHILLKNHNSEGISEQSDNGANAKDFPAETGRDFTVEGQRKDVNTIFLKLRIADSSGHVRNIHFPFDIEADTAIAVASEMVEELDLTDQDVSTIAEMIDSEIRYHIPDWTQKELSGDYSGGEFPISDSYVSEMKDDASPLASESCYSTRSLALERFPSGRKYWFDSPPKGADGNSPVKLGRSNSSTLVDLLMTGGSLTENEEKSPGSHRDETNLDNADLCGQPEDICTDADVLNDEEEIGGETDLQTRDINAGGEYIGMRNGPHSLGENTKSDDINIIVEKLEELLVKQQEELDELKKRHQSARYDVLKDLSQETCRKVLDFCKVKIPEYKML, via the exons ATGCCGCAGGATGCATCGTCCGAGCAAGACCAGGACGATTCTGATGCTGAGTTCGTTGAGGTTGATCCCAGTGGTCGGTACGGTCGG TATAAGGAGGTTCTAGGAAAAGGGGCATTCAAAAAAGT ATATCGGGCATTTGATGAATTGGAAGGAATTGAAGTAGCTTGGAATCAGGTTAAGGTGGCAGATCTATTGCGCAACTCAGAAGATTTGGAACGCCTTTATTCAGAAGTTCATTTGCTCAAAACTTTGAAGCACAAAAACATAATTAAGTTTTACAATTCATGGGTGGATACCAAGAATGAGAATATCAACTTCATCACGGAGATTTTCACTTCTGGAACGTTACGGCA ATACCGGAAGAAACATAAGCATGTGGACTTGAGGGCAGTGAAGAAATGGTCTAGGCAGATTTTAGAAGGCCTTTTGTATCTTCACAGTCACGACCCACCAGTTATTCATCGAGATTTGAAGTGCGATAACATTTTTGTTAATGGGAACCAAGGTGAGGTGAAAATAGGTGACCTTGGACTGGCTGCCATTCTCCGTCAGGCTCGTTCTGCCCACAGTGTCATTG AGTTCATGGCACCAGAGCTTTACGAAGAGGAATACAATGAGCTTGTAGATATATATGCTTTTGGCATGTGTTTGCTAGAGTTGGTGACCTTCGAGTATCCATATGTGGAATGTGCTAATGCTGCTCAAATATTCAAGAAAGTGACATCA GGAATAAAGCCAGCATCATTGGCAAAAGTTACAGATCCTGGAGTTAGATCATTTATAGAAAAATGCATTGCAAAAGTCTCTGATCGGTTGCCTGCCAAGGAACTTTTAATGGATCCATTTCTCCAGTCAGATGGAGATCACGAAAGTATACATCGTCATATTCTTCTTAAAAACCATAATTCAG AAGGAATTTCTGAGCAAAGTGATAATGGAGCAAATGCTAAGGATTTTCCTGCTGAGACAGGCAGAGACTTCACAGTGGAAGGTCAGAGGAAAGACGTCAACACAATATTTCTCAAACTACGGATAGCTGACTCTTCAG GTCATGTACGAAATATACACTTCCCATTTGATATAGAAGCAGACACTGCAATTGCAGTTGCGAGTGAAATGGTGGAAGAGTTAGACCTTACAGATCAAGATGTTTCAACAATTGCTGAAATGATCGACTCTGAAATTCGATATCATATTCCTGATTGGACCCAGAAAGAACTCTCTGGAGATTATTCCGGTGGGGAGTTTCCAATTTCTGATAGCTATGTCTCTGAAATGAAGGATGATGCTTCTCCCTTGGCAAGTGAGTCGTGTTATTCAACTAGAAGTCTTGCACTGGAAAGATTTCCTTCAGGCCGAAAGTACTGGTTTGACTCACCACCTAAGGGAGCTGATGGAAACTCTCCAGTTAAATTAGGCCGTTCGAACTCGTCTACTCTTGTAGATTTGCTTATGACAGGAGGTAGCTTAactgaaaatgaagaaaaatctcCTGGTAGCCATAGAGATGAAACTAATCTAGATAATGCTGATTTATGTGGACAGCCTGAGGATATATGCACAGATGCGGATGTTCTTAATGATGAGGAGGAAATCGGTGGGGAGACTGATTTACAAACAAGGGATATAAATGCTGGTGGTGAATATATAGGAATGAGAAATGGACCCCATTCTTTGGGTGAAAACACTAAATCTgatgatattaatataattgttGAGAAACTTGAGGAGCTGTTGGTAAAGCAACAAGAGGAGCTAGATGAACTCAAGAAGCGGCACCAATCAGCAAGATATGATGTTTTGAAGGATCTTTCCCAAGAAACCTGTCGAAAGGTTTTAGACTTTTGTAAGGTGAAGATTCCTGAGTACAAAATGCTTTAA